The Balearica regulorum gibbericeps isolate bBalReg1 chromosome 5, bBalReg1.pri, whole genome shotgun sequence genomic interval GAGTTGGTTCGGCTTGTTGGTGGCCGCGTTGTTGTTTTCCGTGTTCTCCCTGcggaaaggcaagaaaacacAACGGGGATGTTAGGGCGGGCGGGAGTCGCCGGGGATGGGCGCTGGGCTAATGCCCCCTGTAAATCCTTTGCGTTTTATTTTATCGTGGGAGCAGAAGCCTCTCtacccacagaaaaaaaaaaaaaaaaaaaaaaaaagcgcctaATATTTTCATAACGGGCCGTTACGTTCTGACCGCACAGCCCGGTGATTTAGGTGAGGAGAAAAAGTTGGAGGACGGGAGGATTTTTGGGGggctatttttctctttttaattaaaaatgaaagcgCGGCCCGAGGACGAGCAGGATGCGGGATTTTCTCTAGGAGGCTCGGTGGGGAGGTTGCTGGAGGAGACAAAAAGCAGGGGCGATGCCCTTCGTGGCTGGCTGCTTCGGCGGCGGCGCCGCCCGGGGTGGCCTCGGTACGGGGCGACGGCTCGGCCCGGCCAGCGCGTCCCCGTCCCGGTCTCTCCCCGGTTCCTCCCCTTCCATCCCGGGGCtgcatccctcccctcctccgGGTTTCGGAGCTACCCTGCCCGATCCCCAGGAATACCCGACGCGGCATCCCGACCGCTTCCCCGTAGGCTCCGGGACCGCGTCGCTCCCGGTGTACTCGGGGCGGCAGGCAGCAAACAAAGGCGGCGGAGGGGCCCGGACAGGCCGGTGAGGGGCTCgttgctccccccccccccgggcaggtGGGCTCGGGGAGGCGAGGAGCTGGGTCCGATGGATCTCGGGTGGAAAACCCACTTGGGTTTCCacggcggggtggggggacaaAACGCAACGCGgtttaggggggaaaaaaaaaaaaaaggatgtgaaagGAGCGAAATATTTTCGCCGCTCCCATCCCTTCCGCCGCCGGGTATTCGCCGCGTtcccggggggagcggggaaaAAAGGGGGTACAGAGAGGATTGTGGGGGGGTGGCACGTACCTTTCCTTCGCCTCCGCCGCTCGGTCCCGCTGCCTCCGATTCTTGAACCAGTTGCTGACCTGGGTGGTGGTGAGACCGGTGGCTTCCGCCAACTCCCGCTTCTCCCGGGGGGACGGGTAGGGGTTGTGGGCGTACCATTCCCGCAGCACGCCCCGGGATTTCTCCTTGAAGCAGTAACTGGTTTCCTCGCCGTCCCAGATAGTGCGGGGCAAAGGGAATTTTCGGCGGACGCGGTATTTGCCGACGGCGCCCAAGGGTCTGCCCCGCAGTTTCTCGGCTTCCACGTAGTGAGCcttcagccagagctgctgcagcttgggGTGGTTGTGGGGGGAGAACTGGTGGCTCTCCAGGATCTTGTAGAGCTCGCGGAAGTTGCCGCGGTGGAAGGCCACCACCGCCTTGGCCTTCAGGACGCTCTCGTTCTTGTGCAGGTGGTCGCAGGCCGGCAGAGACCAGAGGAACCGGCCCAACCTCTCCAGGTTCCCCCCTTGCTGCAGCACCTCGCAGACGCAGGCGACCTGCTCCTGCGTGAAGCCAAACGACGGCAACATCGACATggccgggcgcggcggcggcggcggcggcaggaggaggaggaggcggtggCGGGCACCCCGCGGGAGCGCGGcggcggaggggcggggggaagccGCCCGCCGGGCCCGGTCCCGGTGCTGGTCCCGGCCCCAGAGCGGGGAGGCGCAGCGGCAGCCGGGGGCGGTCGAGCGGGGATGCTGATCGCGGCGCTGGGGGGACTTTgtccccgctccgccgccgccgcgcttAAAGCGCCCGAGCCCCCGCGCCGCGCTGATTGGGCGCCCGCGGCTCggcccccgccgcggcgggcccggcccggcccggcccagcccagcccggcccagcccagcccagcccggcccggcgggcAGAGCCTCGGCACGGGCGGGCGGGGCCTGGCGGTGGGgacccggccccggccgccgcgGCTGCGCTTCCCGCCGCCGCCTCTGCGCGGGtgcggccccggcggcggctgcggggggAGGCCCGCTGCCCCGCACCCCCGGGCGCATCCCTGGGGAAGCTGCTCCCGGCGGACTTcgtctttctctctttcactcttctcttttttttttttttttttccccctcccaaacTCCTACTCCCCCCGCGCCCACTCGCCGTCCCTTGCTAAGCAAGCCCATATTTAATTACCTTAATGCTgggaatgaataaataataccTTAGTGAATAGCTAAATAATAGGCGGGGCCCTTGCGCCCCCCCtcatatcccccccccccccccatgccgTTCTCCTGCCCCTCGCTCTGCCCCGCTTGGCCACGGGGGGGTCCCGGCGGGGGCAGGTCGGGGACAGCCCCACGGAGCCCCCGAGGAAGCCGTGCGGGAGGCGGGCGGCAAAACTGCACCGACCGGCGGCGCTTTAATTAGCCTAATCCTCATTTGCACACCTCGCtcaaaagcaattatttaaaaaattagaaaacaattaGGCTCCCTAAGTAAAGATAATCTATTGTCAGTAGCCGGGACGGGCTGGGAGATGGGGACAATGCGGTGAGATAAGGGCAGGGGAGCGGTGGGAAGAGGGTGTCTTTATGACTGTATTTATCTTTGATTAGATAAGCCGAAACCAGTATTTTAAGCACACTCCAGAAGGCTTTTGATTCAAGAACGAGTTCGCTCCGCGGGTGCTAATAACCATCGCGGGGCTCTTTAAAACCTGTTTGTCTTCACTGAAGACAGTCGGATTTATTCGACTTTAAATGCTCAGTTAAGAGCAGCCCGTTTGTAGCCGAGGCGGAGAAGGGCTCCGAGCCGGGGCCGGCGCCGCTCCCGCAGCCTCTGCCCGCTCCGCTCCTCGCGATACGATATGGGAAAGGCCGGTACCGATATTTTCCTCGAACcagatttttgggttttttcccatgtaTTTCGCGTCTCGGGGCTGTTTAAAATAAGCCCTTGCCACCCAGTCTGCACAGTGACTTTACTATGTACGCCGGAGTCAGGGCGCTTCTATATCCCATGACCATGTGTCTGGTAATTTTCccttgccattttattttagtaCTTATGATGTTGCAGATGAAGTCTTAAAGAGCTGCAATGTCCTCCCAGAAGGAATGTCTGCTTGGAACAGATCCTTATTGACAAGGCAGCTGTGTGGGGACCGGAACGGAGCCTTAAACCCGGCTCTAAAATCAACTAATACCCTAAAGTCTGGAGCAAGTGCGCAGAATTATAACGCATGGGCTCGCAGCCGGCCGCGGCCGCGTCCTGGAGGAGCAGTGCCCTGTCCAGCCTGGGAGAGGGGCTCCCCCATCCATCCTTTTTATTGTTActaatttttagtttttctttctttctttctttctgctcagtTCGGGAAAAGCACGGACCTGAGGGCTTATACCTTCAGGATGATGAGGAGAGAAATGCAAAGCGGGGCTGGGGAAGCTCCTTGCCATTTTAACGAGAGCGGTTTTCTCTTGCCCtcacatttctccttttttttctttttctttttccccccccccccccccccccccccccctctctctctctctctctctcctctcctttaaaAGGCCGACCAAAACAAACACCGCTCTTGCTGGGAATAAGCAAATTATCCCGGTGCGGCCGGTGGTGGAGCTGACAGAGACGGGCGAGGGCTGAGCCGAGGCTTCCCCGCAATTTCCGAGCGGGACTTTTATTCTTCCGTGTCACCAAAATTCACACAAGGAGGGGACAGACTCGCCTAGGTCTACCTGGGAGTTACACGCTGCAGACGAGAACCGGTCAGCATCAATGTTAATTATTGCCCGGGgttggttttcttaaaaattggAAACCTTTCACTTTAAACCACGGAAGAGGTAAATGATTCCCAAACGACCCCATCCCATTTAGCCCTTGAAAACTAcccaggataaaaaaaaaaaaaaaaaaagttttgagcggctcaaaaccaaaacaaaaccaaaaaaccccagatgcaAATAAGTAAATAACCAAATACCACCACAACGGCGCGGAGCTGCCGCCGgctgcttctcttttatttttctgcagaaaaggagcagcCCGGCGGGTCATCCCGCTTCCACCCCGGGCAAAGCGCTTGGCTTCGCCCCTCCTcgtcccccctcctcccccgcgGGGTTTCCTCCACGGCCGGGGCCCTGGCATCTCCGCGCCCGCGGAGAGGAGGCGGTCGGCCGAGGGGGCCGGTGCGCGGCTGCGGGCCCTCCGCGCCTCGCCCCGCTTGTCGGGATGGCGATCGGCTCCGTTTGTGCGGGAAATGAATTTATTCGCTTATTTATTCGATGTAGCGTTTTACAGGGCAGAGCGGGGATGAAGAGGGATCCCACGCAACGCTCTGTGGGTTTTCCTCGATTTCGCCaggaaaccaaaacaaagccaaaaaaaccccaaacccgaACACGACTCCCATCTCCTCCGCCAGCTTAGAAATAAAGCTCTTCTCCAACCAAAAATAAAcgtaatttattttctttaagcgTGAGGGTCTGGGTGAAACAAATAGcgctataaaataaaatcagcgggcatttttttaatttttttttttttttttcggagCCCCGTCTCGGCGTGATGATAACCGGGGCTGGAGGCTGGGAGCCGGCGGGGCAGTAACACAACGCTGCCGCTTTCCGAACCTTTCGAAGGCGAAATCCAAAACCGACCCATTAAGTCAATGAGGTTTGTGTTGTAGAGGGCTCCTTTCCCATCCACttgctgttctgaaaaataGATCGCATTTCGTTATCTCGAGTGAGGATCTGCAACGTGATACCGGATCCGCGCTGCCTTCCCTGCCGAATGCGAGGCGCAGGGGAGACAGCCAGCTTCCCCGGCTTATTCCTAAACAATAAaggatttgtattttctttctctccctctcttcgCCCTCTTgtattattctatttttttaatgaggaaggACAAACCCCTCTCCATATGCAGCGCTCTTCTCTTGCAGGAGCCTTTGGCCCGACGCGTCTGCAAACCGGTGCAACCTTTAATTACTTGTTAGTAAATTGCCCTCCAGAcacctgtaaaaacaaaaccgGGGGCCGTGTCCCtgctcgcccccccccccccccccgcgccccagGGGTGCCCGGCGAGGGTCCCCCCGCACCCCGCGGGGTcaggccgggccggggctgccggaggagggccgggccgggccgggccggggcgagGGGCAGGATAAGGGGCAGGATAAGGGGCAGGATAAGGGGCAGGATAAGGCCTTCCCGGTGTGGCCCCGGCGAGGTGGCGGGGGTGATCCCCAGGGCACAAAGGGCTCTTTCTTCGCACCCTTACCGGGACATTTTTCAAAGGATTAGAGGTGATCACGcgttgttggggttttttttgttttgtggttttttgttggttttttttggtttttttggttggtttttttttttttttccccctccgaGTGCCGATACGTCtttctgtccctgtcccctcacatccttattttctcctgcttttgccGTGGGACCCCAACCCCGTCCTCCCCCCTTTCCTGCTCGCTAATGTACCTCCTGGATGCTGGTTCTTTTAAGCTACGAAGAATTTCCTTTTGGGAGGTGAAaccctccagctcctcctgttcAGAGGAAAGTGCTAGTGATGGTAATACGGGGTGACACTAAATAAACAGTTAAAGCAGGGCTGGAAAGATGGAGTTAATTATCCAGTGAGCTACATTTAAACCGAGACCAGGAGGGGCTGATTTGTTTTGGCGCAGGGAACTGAGAAGGAGACGAGCCACCGAGGTCTCCTTGCTCCTTCTTGGAGGCTCCTTAACTTGTCCTTGCTGTCGCCAGCCCGGGGACCAGCTATCTTtggcccggggaggggggggggggcagctgccccccttccccccgAGCCGCCCTCTGCggagccccggggctgcggcgcTGGGGGTGGGTTCGGTGCAAGCCGTACATGGGAGAGGGCGATTTCAGGAGGTCCAGAAGTGGGGTTTTccatgtttgtttgctttttttctttcccagaagtTAGATAAATTATCGTCTGTGCGGCTGGCCGGTGCTTATGCTCCTCAGGTAAGTCTACATCCGAGCAGCAGCCTCGCgatgcgctttttttttttttttttaaattttccctcctccttccttctttttctccatttttttttttttttaagaagtctgaTATTAATAATCCCCGTATGCCCCTCTTTCCGGGTCATTACGGTACTGCTGGTCTCTAATCAATCCTAATGCGATGGCAATTGGAGTCTCTGATGAATGCATCTCAGGTTTCTTGTAATGGCTCTACCACATTTTCCTGGACCTCCTTCTTTAACCTGAGATGCCAGGGGGACGTCTCCGTTCTCAGCTGCTGATTACTTCAAGATGTTTGGGCTGgtgtggggagagagggagtGAGCGAGGCAGCCTGCCCCTGAATAATCTGGAACTGAATTGGATGAGCCGTTTCCTAAATCAAAGGACAACGGCGGGGTTTAACTCCTTTTCTGTACGGAAGCTTGCCGGCTTGCCTTCCAACCAGCACCGGCTACGCTGGATCTCCCCTGCGTGTTCGTGTCCGTGGGCGTAACGCGCCCCCCGGGTACCCGCACACCTCCGGAGCGtgtagctccccccccccccccccagtagtTGCGGTCCCCCCACGCACAGGGGAGGactcccccatccccagccgCTCACACCTCCCGAGATGCCCCAGTGCCGCCGGGAGGATCCTCTGCCCCACGCCGCGGGCTCTGCCCCACGCAGGGGAGTGGGAGTCCTCCGCGGGCGCGCAGCAGCAGCGCGTTATTAGCAAGGCGATTCGCATTTTCGCGACattgtttttcctcccacttctcGGCATAATGGCATTTGCCGTAACTCGAGACAATGATAATTGCAACTCCTggccctttctttttctttttcttcttcttctttttttttttttttttttttttttaaataagataatGCAGCTCGAATTAGGCTGCGGCCAGATCGGGTGATGGGCTGCCGTGGGATCGATCGCTGCTTCCCCAGAGCACAAGCTTCCCCGCACCGGCGGGAGGTTCCCCCGAGGTGCGGCTCCTCCGTGGGAGAAACCCACGCCACGGCTGCCCCTCTGCAGCCGGCAGCGCAATATACCCCAGAGCAACCCCACACGCGTGGGCAGCTTCGTCTGCTCTCCTATGAAATGAGGGTGTTCCGGAAGAGGTGTGTGTCAGGAATAAGTATTTCAAAcgaataatttaatttctccgCGCGGGATGCGATGTAAAAATTAATCCCCGGCAGAAAAAGCAGCGAGGCTTAAAGACAGCCTCTTCTCCCGCGGCGTTTGTCGCTGCGTGGGAGGCAGGAGCACGGCCGCGGGTGGGATACATGGACTGCGCGTGGGTCCTCTGTATCCCTCAGCAGTGCCACATCTGCCACGAATGAGTCATTCGCAAAACCGAAACAAACCGAGGACGCCCTTTCCCCGGTGCGCGCCCCCTCCGCGCCCGCGGTGGCAGCTCCGGCCCGGCTGGCAgagcccggccccccccgggacccccgcgGCGGGGGGTAACACTGGCGGCACGGCGGGAGCCGGCCGTGGGGCGCCGCGTGGGACAAAGCGCAGGCGCGGAAGGGCCCTCCGTGGAAATCTGCGCGCTGCTCGCAGCTGGGAGCCGCGGGGGAGGACGGGGGTCCCGGGGCAGTCACGTCGTAACACCCACCCGTGTGCATACACTGTGGGGGGCACCCAGCCACCCCCTTGCACACGCACCCGTGTGCACCCATCGCCGACGCGTATGCACACACCTGCGTGCCCTCCTGCATGCTGACACTCCAACATCCACCCACGGGACCCCTACCCGTGTGTGCACGCACTACCCACGCACGCGTGCCCCGGCCCCCGTGTGCGCACAGACACTCGTGTGCACAGTCCCTCAGCTATGCATGCACATCCCTGTCTGTGCACCCGCGTGCACACACCCACTCACGTGTAGACGCACGTTCTGAGCCATGTGGACGCTCCCACAGCCCTGTATGCACGTACTCACCCACATGTCCACACCCCACTGGTGCGTGCACCCCCCCGTTAGTGACACCCACCTGCACGTACGTGGGCCTTCCCCACACGTGTCTGCGGCAGGAAGCTGGGTGCTCGGGAGTGATGTGCGAGTGGGTCCCGTCCATTCCTTCCTTAGGCGATGGCTGGGTCTGGGGGAGCGCTGGACATCgggaaaatgacaaaaaaaacccccaaactctgttttcaccaaaaaaaaaaaaaaataagcgGGGAGGAGTGTGGTGGTTGACTATTTCTGCAAGACATTGCAATGGTTTTGTTGcaaaagtctggaaaaaaaaatattaaaatgtcatttaaaaaagagcTGATTTGGAAGGGGGCTGCTAGGCTGGCCCCCCCAACCTGCTGGCACTGCCTGGCCTGGGAAGGGCCCTCCCCGGGTCGAGGGGGGTGGCCCAGGGGTGGCGCTGCCTCCGAGGGGACTGAGGTGACCCCATGGGTCCCCCACCGAGGCCCAGCCACCTCGTCCCCGCAGCTGCAGTGTGATGGGGGGGGTGCAGACCCTTTTGGGTATTCCTCGTCCCCCCCTCCCTGTGCGCCATCTTCAAGCCCAAATCCATGCCTGCACCTGGCCGATGCAAATGCCATAATCTGCTCTCTGAACAAGGCGCTGCCCGGGGTTGGTACGGCAGCAGCGGGGCCAGGAACAGAATTTACATACAGGGATCTGTTTGCCTACCCGCTTTGCGTTCGGGCactgaacaaatattttcattgccaGGGGACCGCGCCGGTTGTGGCTGGGCCAAGGGAAGAGGAACTGTCGGCCCTTTGGATGGAGGTGCGTGCGATTTTGGGAGGGCGGCCAGGCCCTGCGGTGGGGCAGTGGGTGCCTGCCTGCGGGGATAAGGGGTCGGGGGGCCCGTCCCGCACCCGCCGCCTCGGTGGGTTTCCGAGCGAGCTGCAAGAAAGGGACCTTTCACCTCTCATTAGCGATGCCATCAGTGGCTTGGCAGAGCGGAGCTGAGGTCATGTTACATATGGCACACAGTCTGTTCAGCGCCGGCAACGCCAGCTTTGAAATTTTAGAGAGGGGAAAGGTCACCTCGCGTAAGCCGAGGTCTGGGGGTCCTCCGCTCTGTCTGCGCCCTGGGTGGGTCTCCATATGCCTCCGTCGTCGCCAGCCTCGCTCAGCCTGGCCCAtcttctcttctgcctcctgaATTTGCAGGGAATCAAactgctgcctttccttttcccttacAGAACATCTCTCCCAgcactgggttttgttttttttttttttccttctcttcccagcaTAAACCTGTCTCTAATGAccgattatttttttaaacaacatgtAATGTagctttccagaagaaaatgagttGTCTCTCTTTATCAGCAGATCTGCCCAGACGGATAAGTTTACCTTTCTCAGACCCGGGTATATAATTTCATAGACCTTCAAAAGTGTCGTGCTTCCATGGTGATTAAAACTTCTCGCTCCTGAATCTTGCTGGGGTATTTCAGGTTTCATGCCACTGGATCTTACAAAAACACATCTGTACAGttgtatttctttcatctgAAGAGCcggaaaaaagcaaacccaataTATTTTGTGTTCGGAAATGTATGACACATTATGTTAAATTAATTCCGGGTTTAATTTACTACACTGAATTTTAGTAGGATCCTGTCGGGTTTTCATCTGGAACGATTCGGAGGTGGTGACTCCAGGGAAGAAGTTACTATTTTCCCGTGTATGGAGGCTGACAGGTTAAGTTCATGCCCCTTCTCAGCCCCGCTGCAGAATCTTATTttgcaaactttattttttaaatacgtGCGGCCTGATTCTTAAGCTCTTAAAGTAACTTGGATGGGAGTTTCTGGCATGCAGCTGTTGAGGAGAGATCTTCAAAAGGACAGCTTGCTTCTACACAGGTCATCACTAATAAGGCTCTAAATGAAATAGGTGCTTATCTTGAGAATCCCGGAGAAGCTGGAGCTGAATCAACATGCGGTGCGGATTCAGGATACACCTTTCTGCCTGCTCCTGAGAGGCATCTGAATGGCCACATTAAAGGGAGCTCATTCTGATTCCCTCCTAATAGGGCTACTGGtgtggattttaatttttaaataggaataGTCTTCTGCTGCCTGTTAAAGAGAGGGGTTGGGAGCAGAGATATGAGATggcttgttttcagaaatggagaTGCCGTCTATGGTTTTTGTCACAAACGATGTTTTCCTAGCACGGGGCTAAACTGTTCTCTATTGAGTGCAAATCCATTGATTTAAACTGAGTTCATTGCAAGTGGGGACAGGATTTCGCCATAATTTTCCACTGCTGTCTAATCACTGGAGTCTGAAGAAAGCAACATATGTATAATGGTAGCTGAGATGCGGGAGGGGTGGAAGCTTTCTACCAATGAGAACcacattaaataattaattccCAATTGCCTTTCTACATTAGTGCTTTCAGCTAAAAAAGCCGGTCGGCTTTGTAAGGCCCCAGGCAATGAAACATTTGGTGCATTGTCAGTCCAAAAGTGGAGGTAATAGATACCCAGGGCGGGCTGAAAAGTGCTGctctccatcctgccatttGCATATTCCAGCTGCGCAGCCTCATTCCTCATCCCCTCCTTCGCCTTACTTAAGATGACAGGACAGCATCTCTTCTGAAGCGGCTGCGGAGGAAGCcaaaaagtgtatttattttaccGAAACCATAGGAACTTAATGTTTGAGTCTAAAAATGGAGTATACAAAAGTTGGTCTCTCTTTTATCAGCAGACCAAATCTGATGGGTTAATAAGGAAAGGAATGAatttccccctcctttcccctctgcccccccccccccccttacctCATCTGCAGGTCCCCCAAGCTCAACCTGTCATCTCAGGTCAGGTTGGGATCTTTCGGGCTCGTACATCATTCGCAATAAAGATCTTGCCATGAGAAATGAGTTAACAAGCCTTTTGATGTGCAAGTCATCAGAGACTGCTCCGCTCACCTTCTGAGATAAATATACGTGTGCATGTCTGTataaagctgaagaagaaaaggaagcattGCAATAAATtgcctggggaggtgggagaTTCTCTGTTAAAAACAGGTCtagacaaacatctgtcagaAAATACCGACATCTATTTGATCTTGTCTTGGAGCTGGGGAAAAGACTGAATGGTGGTGTCAAGTCCTTTCCAGCCCTGAGAGACCATAGGAATATGCATACATCCGTATGCGTGTGTGTAggtgtgtgtatgcatatatttcCACACTTTCGGTGACAAGCTCTCGGCCTCCATGGTATTTTGTTGCAGTGAATCTTGTGGGCTAATTACGCATGGGTTTGCTGTCTCTCGGTTTCATTAAATTTGAGTTTCAGTTCCGTTTAATGTCTTCGAGTGGATCAGATCACAATGTCTAATCTACTGGctgcatttttctcccctccccttttcttcagctcttttcATACCAAGGGAAGTCCCTTCTATCCTGGGAGCTTTTTGGCGATTCCACTTACTCCCAAAGCGCATCTGCGAGCTCACTTGCGGTTACACTTCTTGAGGTAAGGTCATGATGGTAGAAACTTATCTTTATTGCTAGATGCAATAGGTGGGTGCTTGGAGAAGCTCTTTGGCTGAGCAAGAGGACAGCATGAAAGAtctgggtatttttttattattgtttttgtACACGATCACTTTCCAAAGCATCCCTGTGCTTTAAAGGCAATGTGGTCACGGCCGCTGGTGGCACCCCTATGACTTCTTTCCAAGCGTGCAACCCTCAGCAGGGCCGCTGGAGCTGCAGGCTGCGTTTGA includes:
- the LOC142601971 gene encoding homeobox protein SIX1; translation: MSMLPSFGFTQEQVACVCEVLQQGGNLERLGRFLWSLPACDHLHKNESVLKAKAVVAFHRGNFRELYKILESHQFSPHNHPKLQQLWLKAHYVEAEKLRGRPLGAVGKYRVRRKFPLPRTIWDGEETSYCFKEKSRGVLREWYAHNPYPSPREKRELAEATGLTTTQVSNWFKNRRQRDRAAEAKERENTENNNAATNKPNQLSPLDGSKPLMSSSEEEFSPPQSPDQNSVLLLQGNLSHTRSSGYSLSGLAASQTPHSLQGHQLQDSLLGPLTSSLVDLGS